One Streptomyces sp. B21-105 genomic region harbors:
- a CDS encoding glycoside hydrolase family 127 protein, with the protein MPRPRSAAPSPQPSAPSAQGDTLLGPVRHSADATAALAPATVAVHGGFWDARREVNARTSIPQGPGLLESAGNLRNLRLAAGTDEGEFQGAYPFVDSDVYKWLEAAAWQLARTPDGEVAGEVARIVSLVADAQQEDGYLNTWFQLLKGGERYRDLRWGHELYCAGHLIQAAVAHHRATQSSELLDVAVKFADHIDSVFGLPGSGKPIDGVDGHPEVETALVELYRETGERRYLDLAGYFVDRFGHGLLGGEVYCQDRVPLREATNVEGHAVRQLYLLAAATDLAVETGDAGLRTAAERLWEAMTTTKTHITGGLGAHHDEEDFGDPYELPNERAYCETCAAIASVQWSWRMALLTGEARYSDLVERTLYNGFLAGVSLDGERWLYVNPLQVRDGHTDAGGDQSARRTRWFKCACCPPNVMRLLAALEHYLASSDSGGLQIHQYVTGRYTGQLDGTGVVVSAETDYPWHGTIGLTVEESPEDRPWTLSLRIPQWCVDYRVSVEDVVHDTTDAPVTDGWLRLERTWAPGDRVVLELGIEPRLTAADPRVDAVRGCVAIERGPLVYCLEGVDHPGGGLDDMVLDTTRPLAVKHRPDLLGGVVTVLAAGRRRHIADAGWWPYRTADAGADAGSGAGAGAGAEPADEPLELTAIPYYAWANRQDGGMRIWLPTS; encoded by the coding sequence ATGCCCCGCCCACGTTCCGCCGCGCCTTCCCCCCAGCCGTCGGCCCCGTCCGCACAGGGAGACACCCTGCTCGGACCGGTCCGCCACAGCGCGGACGCCACGGCCGCGCTCGCCCCCGCCACCGTCGCGGTGCACGGCGGTTTCTGGGACGCCCGCCGCGAGGTGAACGCGCGCACCTCCATCCCCCAGGGCCCCGGCCTGCTGGAGTCGGCGGGAAATCTGCGCAACCTGCGACTCGCGGCCGGCACGGACGAGGGGGAGTTCCAGGGCGCTTACCCGTTCGTGGACTCGGACGTCTACAAGTGGCTTGAGGCGGCTGCCTGGCAGCTCGCCCGGACCCCGGACGGCGAGGTCGCCGGCGAGGTCGCCCGCATCGTCTCCCTCGTCGCCGACGCCCAGCAGGAAGACGGCTATCTCAACACCTGGTTCCAGCTGCTCAAGGGCGGCGAGCGCTACCGGGACCTGCGGTGGGGCCACGAGCTGTACTGCGCCGGACATCTGATCCAGGCGGCGGTGGCTCACCACCGGGCCACCCAAAGCAGTGAACTCCTCGACGTCGCCGTGAAGTTCGCCGACCACATCGACTCGGTCTTCGGTCTGCCCGGCAGCGGCAAGCCCATCGACGGCGTCGACGGGCACCCCGAGGTCGAGACCGCCCTCGTCGAGCTCTACCGGGAGACCGGCGAGCGCCGCTACCTGGATCTCGCCGGCTACTTCGTCGACCGCTTCGGCCACGGCCTGCTGGGCGGCGAGGTGTACTGCCAGGACCGCGTCCCGCTGCGCGAGGCGACGAACGTCGAGGGGCACGCCGTACGGCAGTTGTACCTGCTGGCCGCCGCGACCGACCTGGCCGTCGAGACCGGGGACGCCGGACTGCGCACCGCCGCCGAGCGGTTGTGGGAGGCGATGACCACCACCAAGACCCACATCACGGGCGGGCTCGGCGCCCACCACGACGAGGAGGACTTCGGCGACCCGTACGAACTGCCCAACGAGCGCGCCTACTGCGAGACCTGCGCCGCCATCGCCTCCGTCCAGTGGAGCTGGCGGATGGCCCTGCTCACCGGTGAGGCCCGCTACTCCGACCTCGTCGAGCGCACGCTCTACAACGGCTTCCTGGCCGGCGTCTCCCTCGACGGCGAGCGCTGGCTGTACGTCAACCCGCTCCAGGTCCGCGACGGCCACACCGACGCCGGCGGCGACCAGTCGGCCCGCCGCACCCGCTGGTTCAAGTGCGCGTGCTGCCCGCCCAACGTGATGCGGCTGCTGGCCGCACTGGAGCACTACCTCGCCTCCAGCGACAGCGGCGGCCTGCAGATCCACCAGTACGTCACCGGGCGCTACACCGGGCAACTCGACGGGACCGGGGTCGTCGTGAGCGCCGAGACCGACTACCCCTGGCACGGGACGATCGGCCTGACCGTCGAGGAGAGCCCCGAGGACCGGCCCTGGACCCTCTCCCTGCGCATCCCGCAGTGGTGCGTCGACTACCGGGTGAGCGTCGAAGACGTCGTCCACGACACCACGGACGCGCCCGTCACCGACGGCTGGCTGCGCCTGGAGCGCACCTGGGCGCCCGGCGACCGCGTCGTCCTCGAGCTCGGCATCGAGCCGCGCCTCACCGCCGCGGACCCGCGGGTGGACGCCGTACGCGGCTGTGTCGCCATCGAGCGCGGGCCGCTCGTCTACTGCCTGGAAGGCGTCGACCACCCCGGGGGCGGTCTGGACGACATGGTGCTCGACACCACCCGTCCACTGGCCGTGAAGCACCGTCCCGACCTGCTCGGCGGCGTCGTCACCGTCCTGGCCGCAGGGCGCCGCCGGCACATCGCCGACGCGGGCTGGTGGCCGTACCGGACCGCGGACGCCGGTGCCGATGCCGGATCCGGTGCCGGTGCCGGTGCCGGTGCTGAGCCGGCCGACGAGCCCCTCGAGCTCACGGCGATCCCCTACTACGCATGGGCCAACCGCCAGGACGGCGGCATGCGCATCTGGCTGCCCACCTCCTGA
- a CDS encoding response regulator transcription factor yields MPVTVLLVDDEPLVRMGLRAVLEAQADIEVVGEAADGAAVIPLVRRLRPDVVAMDVRMPLMDGIEATRAVLRTVDSPPKIVVVTTFENDEYVYEALRAGADGFLLKRARPAEIVHAVRLVASGESLLFPASVRRLAAAYGGGSGNRAARDALERARLTEREADVLRLMTRGLSNAEIAARLVVGTETVKSHVSALLAKLGARDRTQAVITAYESGFVEPG; encoded by the coding sequence ACCCCTGGTGCGCATGGGCCTGCGCGCCGTGCTGGAGGCACAGGCCGACATCGAGGTCGTCGGCGAGGCGGCGGACGGGGCGGCGGTCATCCCGCTGGTGCGGCGGCTTCGTCCCGACGTGGTCGCCATGGATGTGCGGATGCCGCTGATGGACGGGATCGAGGCCACGCGGGCGGTGCTGCGGACGGTGGACAGTCCTCCGAAGATCGTCGTGGTGACGACGTTCGAGAACGACGAGTACGTCTATGAGGCGCTGAGGGCCGGTGCCGACGGCTTCCTGCTGAAGCGGGCCCGGCCCGCGGAGATCGTGCACGCGGTGCGGCTCGTCGCCTCGGGCGAGTCGCTGCTGTTCCCCGCGTCGGTGCGGCGGCTGGCCGCCGCGTACGGCGGCGGGAGCGGCAACCGGGCCGCCCGGGACGCCTTGGAGCGGGCCCGGCTGACCGAACGGGAGGCGGATGTGCTGCGGCTGATGACCCGGGGGTTGTCGAACGCGGAGATCGCGGCACGGCTCGTCGTCGGCACGGAGACGGTCAAGTCGCATGTCAGCGCTCTGCTGGCGAAGCTGGGGGCGCGGGACCGGACGCAGGCCGTGATCACGGCGTACGAGTCGGGGTTCGTGGAGCCGGGCTGA
- a CDS encoding ferredoxin reductase family protein — protein MRQGTVPPVVAARWALWTFVIINSVIVEALFLTSGTGKNGVLTVAKFFGLHAAVLMLFQLLLVARLPWLDRRIGMDRLTVWHRWVGFTLLWTVLTHAVLVVLGYARLSDTSMTRTFFSLAGVPASLLGMCAAAILVVVAAVSARYVRRRLRYETWHGLHLLLYLALGLAFVHQLQETTTFSSSLPAKMYWWALWLFAFGALVAGRIGMPLWRNSYHRFRVAEVVVESDDVVSVHVTGRHLDKLPARAGQFCVWRFPDHHHWWLANPFSLSAAPDGRTLRLTAKAAGTASAGLRHLPVGTRAFVEGPYGAFTSLHRGRPGALLIAGGVGITPVRALLEEEQPGDVVVLYRVRSEDDAVLVDEVRALVADRGGQLHLLTGRTGEGSTPFAPESLRAMVPDVGERDVYVCGPPAMTAAVLSALRDLGVPRRQVHAERFGLA, from the coding sequence GTGCGGCAAGGCACCGTACCTCCGGTCGTTGCGGCGCGATGGGCGCTGTGGACGTTCGTCATCATCAACTCGGTGATCGTCGAGGCCTTGTTCCTCACCTCCGGGACCGGCAAGAACGGCGTGCTCACCGTCGCCAAGTTCTTCGGGCTGCACGCCGCCGTGCTGATGCTCTTCCAGCTGTTGCTGGTGGCACGGCTGCCGTGGCTCGACCGCCGTATCGGCATGGACCGGCTGACGGTGTGGCACCGGTGGGTCGGCTTCACCCTGCTGTGGACCGTCCTCACCCACGCCGTGCTGGTGGTACTGGGCTATGCGAGGCTCAGCGACACGTCGATGACGAGGACGTTCTTCTCACTGGCCGGGGTGCCGGCCTCGCTGCTGGGAATGTGCGCCGCGGCGATCCTCGTCGTGGTCGCCGCGGTGTCCGCCCGGTATGTGAGGCGGCGGCTGCGGTACGAGACCTGGCACGGCCTGCACCTGCTGCTGTACCTGGCGTTGGGGCTCGCGTTCGTCCACCAGCTGCAGGAGACCACGACCTTCAGCTCGTCCCTGCCGGCGAAGATGTACTGGTGGGCCCTGTGGTTGTTCGCGTTCGGCGCCCTGGTCGCGGGCCGGATCGGCATGCCCCTGTGGCGCAACTCGTACCACCGGTTCCGGGTCGCGGAAGTGGTGGTGGAGTCGGACGACGTGGTGTCCGTGCATGTCACCGGCCGGCACCTCGACAAGCTGCCGGCCCGGGCCGGGCAGTTCTGCGTCTGGCGGTTCCCCGACCACCACCACTGGTGGCTGGCGAACCCGTTCTCGCTGTCGGCGGCGCCCGACGGCCGCACGTTGCGCCTGACGGCCAAGGCGGCCGGAACGGCCAGCGCCGGACTGCGGCATCTCCCGGTCGGCACCCGCGCGTTCGTCGAGGGCCCCTACGGCGCGTTCACGTCGTTGCACCGCGGACGCCCCGGCGCACTGCTGATCGCCGGAGGGGTGGGGATCACGCCGGTCCGAGCCCTGCTCGAGGAGGAGCAGCCGGGCGACGTCGTCGTGCTCTACCGGGTACGCAGCGAGGACGACGCCGTACTCGTCGACGAGGTGCGGGCCCTGGTCGCGGACCGCGGTGGGCAGCTGCACCTGCTCACCGGCCGCACGGGGGAGGGCAGCACGCCGTTCGCGCCGGAGAGCCTGCGGGCCATGGTTCCCGACGTCGGCGAACGCGACGTGTACGTCTGCGGCCCGCCCGCGATGACCGCGGCCGTGCTCAGCGCCCTGCGCGACCTGGGGGTTCCCCGGCGGCAGGTGCACGCCGAGCGGTTCGGCCTGGCCTGA
- a CDS encoding LacI family DNA-binding transcriptional regulator: MTAVPGSPPSGRAKLADVAKLAGVSVGTASKALNGSGRMRPETRERVLAAVETLDFRPNQHAQSLHTGRSWTVGLMTTDGIGRFSTPVLLGAEDALGAGKISVLLCDTRGDAIREQHHLGNLVDRRVDGIIVTGRRTDPRPPLKGIDPIPTVYALSPSTDPDDISVVSDDRSGAQLAVEHLLATGRTRIAHVTGPAHHAAARDRAHHTVELLERSSLELATGRVHFGEWSEAWGRRAAEAVLRTAPDTDAFFCGNDQIARGVADALRENGLDVPGKVAIVGYDNWDVMALACRPPLTTIDTDLAEIGRQAALRLLDAIGSAPEPGLHTVPCRLVVREST, encoded by the coding sequence GTGACCGCCGTTCCAGGTTCTCCACCGAGCGGGCGGGCCAAGCTCGCCGATGTCGCCAAGCTGGCCGGCGTCAGTGTCGGGACAGCCTCGAAAGCACTGAACGGCAGCGGCAGGATGCGGCCCGAGACCCGGGAGCGGGTCCTCGCGGCCGTGGAGACGCTCGACTTCCGCCCCAACCAGCATGCCCAGAGCCTGCACACCGGCCGCAGCTGGACCGTCGGACTGATGACGACCGACGGCATCGGCCGCTTCAGCACTCCCGTGCTGCTCGGCGCCGAGGACGCGCTCGGCGCCGGCAAGATCTCCGTCCTGTTGTGCGACACCCGGGGCGACGCCATCCGCGAACAGCATCATCTGGGCAACCTCGTCGACCGGCGGGTGGACGGCATCATCGTGACCGGGCGGCGCACCGATCCCCGGCCGCCCCTGAAGGGCATCGACCCGATCCCGACGGTCTACGCGCTCTCTCCGTCCACGGACCCGGACGACATCTCCGTGGTCTCCGACGACCGGAGCGGGGCACAGCTGGCCGTCGAGCATCTGCTGGCGACCGGCCGCACCCGGATCGCGCACGTCACCGGCCCGGCCCACCACGCCGCCGCCCGCGACCGCGCCCACCACACCGTCGAGCTGCTCGAGCGCTCCTCACTGGAACTCGCCACCGGCCGGGTGCACTTCGGCGAGTGGAGCGAGGCGTGGGGCCGCCGCGCCGCCGAGGCGGTCCTGCGCACTGCGCCCGACACGGACGCCTTCTTCTGCGGCAACGACCAGATCGCCAGGGGAGTCGCCGACGCGCTGCGCGAGAACGGGCTGGACGTTCCCGGCAAGGTCGCGATCGTGGGCTACGACAACTGGGACGTCATGGCCCTGGCCTGCCGCCCGCCGCTCACCACGATCGACACGGACCTCGCCGAGATCGGCCGCCAGGCCGCCCTGCGGCTGCTGGACGCCATCGGCTCCGCACCGGAACCCGGCCTGCACACCGTGCCCTGCCGCCTCGTCGTCCGCGAATCGACCTGA
- a CDS encoding PaaI family thioesterase, whose amino-acid sequence MRRSRTFAWEDPTISAAAVGDHSGLDFLREILAGRLPAPPVAATLGFDLEEAEYGRVVFALVPGEEHYNPIGSVHGGVYATLLDSAAGCAVQSVLPRGTGYTSIDLTLKFLRPTTVDTGKVRAIGTVLNSGRRTALAQAELRDSADRLLAHATSSCMLFPVPPR is encoded by the coding sequence ATGCGCAGGTCACGTACGTTCGCGTGGGAAGACCCCACCATCTCCGCCGCAGCCGTGGGTGATCACAGCGGTCTCGACTTCCTCCGCGAGATCCTGGCCGGGCGTCTGCCCGCCCCGCCGGTCGCCGCCACCCTGGGCTTCGACCTGGAGGAGGCCGAGTACGGCCGGGTGGTCTTCGCGCTCGTACCGGGCGAGGAGCACTACAACCCGATCGGCAGCGTCCACGGCGGCGTGTACGCCACGCTCCTCGACTCGGCGGCCGGCTGTGCGGTGCAGTCCGTACTGCCCCGCGGCACCGGATACACCTCGATCGACCTGACGTTGAAGTTCCTGCGCCCGACCACCGTCGACACCGGCAAGGTCCGTGCCATCGGCACCGTGCTCAACAGCGGCCGCCGCACGGCCCTGGCCCAGGCCGAACTGCGCGACTCGGCGGACCGGTTGCTGGCCCACGCCACCAGCAGTTGCATGCTTTTCCCCGTCCCGCCCCGCTGA
- a CDS encoding winged helix-turn-helix transcriptional regulator, with protein MRWLETSTKNCTVHRTLDLVGEKWSLLLLRDAMNGVRRFDDFRRHVGLSEAVLADRLRKLVAAGILETLAYREPGSRTRHEYRLTRKGWDLWPAMIALKQWGDQYTADPQGPPLEVQHADADCGEPLRAVVVCAQGHGPLIPPEARTHPGPSAQLLP; from the coding sequence ATGAGGTGGCTGGAGACGAGCACGAAGAACTGCACGGTGCACCGGACGCTGGACCTCGTCGGCGAGAAGTGGTCGCTGCTGCTGCTTCGGGACGCCATGAACGGCGTCCGGCGTTTCGACGACTTCCGGCGTCATGTCGGGCTGTCCGAGGCCGTACTGGCAGACCGGCTGCGCAAGTTGGTGGCCGCCGGCATCCTGGAGACCCTCGCCTACCGCGAGCCGGGAAGTCGTACCCGGCACGAGTACCGGCTCACCCGCAAGGGCTGGGACCTGTGGCCCGCGATGATCGCCCTCAAGCAGTGGGGCGATCAGTACACGGCGGACCCCCAGGGCCCGCCCCTGGAGGTTCAGCATGCGGACGCGGACTGCGGCGAACCCCTGCGAGCGGTGGTCGTGTGCGCGCAAGGACACGGCCCGCTGATTCCGCCGGAAGCCCGTACCCACCCCGGCCCCTCGGCCCAGCTCCTCCCCTGA
- a CDS encoding non-reducing end alpha-L-arabinofuranosidase family hydrolase — MNPLKRIGCRRASILGLLAATVLATPGAATGATGATGRAAGATDAVRASALGAQAAQSGRYFGTAVAAGRLGDGAYTRILDREFTSVTPENEMKWDTTEPSRGSFNFGPADRIVNRATSHGQRMRGHTLVWHSQLPGWVRSIRDANTLRSVMNNHINTVAGHYKGRIHTWDVVNEAFADGGSGQLRSSVFRDVLGTGFLEQAFRTARTADPAAKLCYNDYSIDDWNAAKTQGVYRMVRDFKARGVPIDCVGLQAHFGAGGPPGSFRTTLSSFAALGVDVQITELDIAQASPNAYANTIRACLNVSRCTGITVWGIRDSDSWRSGENPLLFDRNGNKKPAYNAVLTTLGGTPAATRATPRSTPGAAALPSRYSWSSSGQLIAPKPDATHNIAGIKDPTVVYHNGKYHVFASTARSSGYNLVYLNFSDWSQAGSATHHYLDRTAIGAGYRAAPQVFYNAPQRLWYLVYQTGNASYSTNPDISNPNGWSAPRNFYPSMPDIIRQNIGNGYWVDMWVICDSANCYLFSSDDNGHLYRSQTTVGQFPNGFTNTVIALRDSKNALFEASNVYKVQGGNQYLLLVEAIGSDGRRWFRSWTSTSLAGSWTQLAASESSPFARANNVSFPSGAWTRDISHGEMIRAGNDQTLTIPACRLQYLYQGLNPNAGGEYNLLPWRLGLLTQTNSTC; from the coding sequence ATGAATCCGCTGAAACGGATCGGCTGTCGCCGAGCCTCGATCCTGGGCCTGCTGGCCGCGACCGTCCTGGCGACACCCGGTGCCGCTACCGGCGCGACCGGCGCGACCGGCCGCGCTGCCGGCGCGACGGACGCCGTCCGGGCCTCCGCCCTGGGAGCCCAGGCGGCGCAGTCCGGACGGTACTTCGGAACCGCCGTTGCCGCGGGCCGGCTCGGCGACGGTGCGTACACCCGCATCCTGGACCGGGAGTTCACGTCGGTCACACCCGAGAACGAGATGAAGTGGGACACGACCGAGCCGTCCCGCGGCTCGTTCAACTTCGGCCCCGCCGACCGGATCGTCAACCGGGCGACGTCCCACGGTCAGCGCATGCGCGGTCACACCCTGGTGTGGCACTCCCAACTGCCCGGCTGGGTCCGTTCCATCAGGGACGCGAACACCCTGCGCAGCGTGATGAACAACCACATCAACACGGTGGCCGGCCACTACAAGGGCCGGATCCACACCTGGGACGTGGTCAACGAGGCCTTCGCCGACGGCGGCAGCGGCCAGCTCCGCAGCTCGGTGTTCCGGGACGTGCTCGGCACCGGCTTCCTGGAGCAGGCGTTCCGCACGGCCCGCACAGCCGATCCGGCGGCCAAGCTCTGCTACAACGACTACAGCATCGACGACTGGAACGCCGCCAAGACCCAGGGCGTCTACCGCATGGTGCGCGACTTCAAGGCACGCGGCGTGCCCATCGACTGCGTCGGCCTTCAGGCCCACTTCGGCGCCGGCGGGCCGCCCGGCAGCTTCCGGACGACGCTGTCGAGCTTCGCCGCTCTCGGCGTGGACGTCCAGATCACCGAACTGGACATCGCGCAGGCGTCACCGAACGCCTACGCGAACACGATCAGGGCCTGCCTGAACGTCTCGCGCTGCACCGGCATCACCGTCTGGGGCATACGCGACAGCGACTCCTGGCGCAGCGGCGAGAACCCGCTGCTGTTCGACCGCAACGGCAACAAGAAGCCGGCGTACAACGCGGTGCTCACGACGCTGGGCGGCACACCCGCCGCGACGCGCGCCACCCCGCGCAGCACCCCCGGCGCCGCCGCCCTGCCCAGCCGTTACTCGTGGAGCTCGAGCGGCCAGCTGATCGCGCCGAAGCCGGACGCGACCCACAACATCGCGGGGATCAAGGACCCGACGGTCGTCTACCACAACGGCAAGTACCACGTGTTCGCCAGCACCGCGCGGTCCTCCGGCTACAACCTGGTCTACCTCAACTTCTCCGACTGGTCGCAGGCCGGCTCCGCCACCCACCACTACCTGGACCGCACCGCCATCGGCGCCGGGTACCGGGCCGCGCCGCAGGTGTTCTACAACGCGCCGCAACGCCTTTGGTACCTCGTCTACCAGACGGGCAACGCCTCGTACTCCACCAATCCCGACATCAGCAATCCCAACGGGTGGAGCGCCCCCCGCAACTTCTACCCGTCGATGCCGGACATCATCCGGCAGAACATCGGCAACGGTTACTGGGTCGACATGTGGGTGATCTGCGACAGCGCCAACTGCTATCTGTTCTCGTCCGACGACAACGGGCACCTCTACCGGTCGCAGACGACCGTCGGCCAGTTCCCCAACGGTTTCACCAACACCGTCATCGCGCTGCGGGACTCCAAGAACGCGCTGTTCGAAGCGAGCAACGTGTACAAGGTCCAGGGCGGCAACCAGTACCTGCTTCTCGTCGAGGCGATCGGGTCCGACGGGCGGCGCTGGTTCCGTTCCTGGACGTCCACGAGTCTCGCCGGCTCCTGGACGCAGCTCGCCGCTTCCGAGAGCAGTCCCTTCGCCCGGGCCAACAACGTCAGCTTCCCCTCGGGCGCCTGGACCCGTGACATCAGCCACGGCGAGATGATCCGCGCGGGCAACGACCAGACGCTCACCATCCCCGCGTGCCGGCTCCAGTACCTCTACCAGGGCCTGAACCCCAACGCGGGCGGTGAGTACAACCTCCTCCCGTGGCGGCTCGGCCTCCTGACCCAGACCAACTCAACCTGCTGA
- a CDS encoding glycoside hydrolase family 43 protein produces the protein MPPPRRPDGPVANPVIPGFHPDPSVCRVGDDYYLACSSFEYFPGVPLFHSRDLVNWTQIGNVLDRPEQLRLPASMPSSGGIYAPTLRYHDGRFWLIVTNCSEGGGNLIVTATDPAGPWSDPVRAPGVPGIDPDLVWDEDGTCWCTVAGVSQVRIDPSTGQTYGTPHRLWSGGPGAKAPEAPHLYRIGDYWYLLIAEGGTERCHGVSIARGRTPAGPFEPCPANPVLTHRGTDRPVQNTGHADLVQGPDGSWWMVLLGVRPGGGTPGWHVLGRETFLAPVTWVDDWPVVGEVTLALPELPWPLSPCPVEEQRDDFELAELRPSWVSLRDRPAEHCTTEERPGWLTLRARGDSLDEPDAVFVGRRQQHPYCRARTLVDAAEGSGGLAVRLDERHHYTIEASGTGVRVVARVGSLRTVVAEESVPAGPVVLAVTVTEPPSPHGPCTGPDVVSLGVEHPDGTVTDLATLDGRYLSTEVAGGFTGRVIGMYAATGAVHFDWFDYEPADG, from the coding sequence GTGCCCCCTCCACGCCGGCCCGACGGGCCCGTCGCCAACCCCGTGATCCCCGGCTTCCACCCCGACCCCAGCGTCTGCCGCGTCGGCGACGACTACTACCTCGCCTGCTCCAGCTTCGAGTACTTCCCCGGGGTGCCCCTATTCCACAGCCGTGACCTGGTGAACTGGACGCAGATCGGCAACGTCCTGGACCGGCCGGAGCAACTGCGCCTGCCCGCCTCCATGCCGTCCTCCGGCGGGATCTACGCCCCTACCCTGCGCTATCACGACGGCCGCTTCTGGCTGATCGTCACCAACTGCAGCGAGGGCGGCGGCAATCTGATCGTCACGGCCACCGACCCCGCCGGACCGTGGTCGGACCCCGTCCGGGCGCCGGGTGTCCCCGGCATCGATCCCGACCTGGTCTGGGACGAGGACGGCACCTGCTGGTGCACGGTCGCCGGGGTCTCGCAGGTCCGTATCGACCCGTCGACCGGGCAGACGTACGGGACACCCCACCGGCTCTGGTCCGGCGGTCCCGGCGCCAAGGCCCCGGAGGCGCCGCACCTGTACCGGATCGGGGACTACTGGTACCTGCTCATCGCCGAAGGCGGCACCGAGCGCTGCCACGGTGTCTCGATCGCCCGCGGCCGGACGCCCGCCGGGCCGTTCGAGCCGTGCCCGGCCAACCCGGTCCTCACTCACCGGGGCACCGACCGTCCCGTCCAGAACACCGGTCACGCCGACCTGGTCCAGGGTCCGGACGGCTCCTGGTGGATGGTGCTGCTCGGCGTCCGGCCTGGCGGCGGCACACCGGGCTGGCACGTGCTCGGCCGGGAGACCTTCCTGGCCCCCGTGACCTGGGTGGACGACTGGCCGGTCGTCGGCGAGGTCACGCTGGCCCTGCCCGAGTTGCCGTGGCCGCTCTCCCCCTGCCCCGTCGAGGAACAACGGGACGACTTCGAGCTCGCCGAGCTGCGCCCGTCCTGGGTCTCCCTGCGCGACCGGCCCGCCGAGCACTGCACCACCGAGGAGCGCCCCGGCTGGCTGACGCTCCGCGCGCGCGGCGACTCCCTCGACGAGCCCGACGCGGTGTTCGTCGGCCGGCGCCAGCAGCACCCGTACTGCAGGGCGCGCACACTGGTCGACGCCGCGGAGGGAAGCGGTGGCCTCGCCGTCCGGCTCGACGAACGGCACCACTACACGATCGAGGCGTCCGGCACGGGGGTGCGGGTGGTCGCTCGCGTCGGATCCCTGCGCACGGTCGTGGCCGAGGAGTCAGTGCCGGCCGGGCCGGTGGTCCTCGCCGTCACCGTCACCGAACCGCCGTCTCCGCACGGACCGTGCACGGGACCCGACGTCGTCTCCCTCGGCGTCGAGCATCCTGACGGCACGGTCACCGACCTCGCGACCCTCGACGGCCGCTATCTGTCGACCGAGGTCGCCGGCGGGTTCACCGGCCGGGTCATCGGCATGTACGCCGCGACAGGCGCCGTCCACTTCGACTGGTTCGACTACGAGCCCGCCGACGGCTGA
- a CDS encoding LacI family DNA-binding transcriptional regulator: MAARAGVSTATVSNALNGTGRLSEATRQRVLATARELGYAPASTARALARGSTGVLGMTMTTYGDLPVSYTEIPYYAALTLSAMAAAHARGYLLLTMPSTMSPWMWLNTPMDGVIHVEPRADDPVLAVLRERGIPMISEGRPPQPHPCDAWVDSDHESGLRLLLDHLAQSGARRIGLSLPLHDDAYPQLVAHAYRRWCEEQRLPALVEEYAVLPDYFTAEQSAVGRLLDRDPRPDAVIGVYSDSGHNILAAARRHGLRVPRDLLVACVSEDPEYASTTPPVTTLGLRPDRVGTEAVDLLISVINSRSPVNRRRLVQPVLVPRRSTRRAAGR, encoded by the coding sequence GTGGCCGCACGGGCCGGTGTGTCCACCGCCACGGTGTCGAACGCGCTCAACGGCACCGGGCGGCTCTCCGAGGCGACCAGGCAGCGCGTGCTGGCCACGGCACGCGAACTCGGTTACGCCCCGGCCAGCACGGCCCGTGCCCTGGCCCGCGGCAGCACCGGCGTGCTCGGCATGACCATGACCACGTACGGTGACCTGCCTGTTTCGTACACCGAGATCCCGTACTACGCCGCTCTGACACTGAGCGCCATGGCGGCGGCGCACGCGCGCGGCTATCTGCTCCTGACCATGCCGAGCACGATGTCACCGTGGATGTGGCTCAACACGCCGATGGACGGCGTCATCCACGTCGAACCGCGCGCCGACGACCCGGTGCTTGCCGTCCTGCGGGAGCGCGGCATACCGATGATCAGCGAAGGCCGCCCGCCGCAGCCGCATCCGTGCGACGCGTGGGTGGACTCCGACCACGAGTCGGGCCTGCGCCTCCTGCTCGACCACCTGGCGCAGTCCGGGGCCCGGCGGATCGGACTCTCCCTGCCCCTGCACGACGACGCGTACCCGCAACTGGTCGCGCACGCCTACCGGCGCTGGTGCGAGGAACAGCGCCTGCCCGCCCTCGTGGAGGAGTACGCCGTGCTGCCCGACTATTTCACGGCCGAACAGAGTGCCGTCGGCCGGCTGCTCGACCGCGATCCGCGACCGGACGCCGTCATCGGCGTGTACTCCGACTCCGGTCACAACATCCTCGCCGCCGCACGCCGGCACGGTCTTCGGGTGCCGCGGGATCTGCTGGTGGCGTGCGTCAGTGAGGATCCGGAATACGCGAGCACCACACCGCCCGTCACCACCCTCGGTCTGCGTCCGGACCGTGTGGGCACCGAAGCGGTCGACCTGCTGATCTCCGTCATCAACTCCCGCAGCCCTGTGAACCGGCGTCGGCTCGTGCAACCGGTGCTGGTGCCCCGCCGGTCCACCCGGCGCGCGGCGGGACGGTGA